The sequence CCTGCCAGGCCGTGAGGCGGTCCAGTTTGTCGTAGTCGAACAGGTCGGTCTGTCCGACCGGCAGGCCCAGGCGCTGCAATAGCCGATCCCACCAGCCGCCGGCCATCTGCTGCTCGACCAGCCGGCCGCCGGTGTCGTAGCTCAGGCTCAGCGTGCTGTCGCCCAACGTCAGGCTGGTCATCCGGCCGTTCTGGTCGTAGCTGGCGCTGCGCACCTCGCCGTTGCCATAAGTCCAGCCCTTGGCCGGGCCGAAGGGCTGGTAGGCGATCTGGCTCAAGAGCGTGACGCCGGGCGCGGTGCCCTGCTTGGTCTGGATGCCCAGCGGCCGGCCCTGCGTGTCGTAGCTGTAGGTGACGATCCGCCCGCTGGGGTAGGTCAGCTGGTTCAGCAACCCCTTGGCGTCGTAGGCGTAGCGGATCAGGTATTCCTTGTCGCGTAGCCGGCGGTTATCGAGGTTGCGGCGGCCCAGCGCGTCGTAGCCGAAGGCGAACTGGCGCACCGAGGCGCCGTCGAGGATGGCGGTCAGCTTGCCGGTGGCGCTGCCGCTGCCGGCCTTGCCGTAGGCGTAGAGGAGCGCCGTGCCGTCGGCATAGGCCGTCTTGATGACGCGGCCGGCCGTGTCGTAGGTGTACTGCGTGGTCTGGCCGAGGTTGTCGGTGGTGCTCGCCGGCTGACCGTCGGCGCGTGGCACCCAGGTCGTGGTGCCGCTGTCCGGGCTGGTCTGCTTCAGCAAATCGTCGAAGCCGTTGTATTCGTACTTCGTCACCAGGCCGCGCGGATCGGTCACCGTGACCAGCCGGTTGCGGCCGTCGTAGGTGTATCGGGTAATGCCACCTGCAGCGTCGGTCAGCTTCTTGAGCCGGTTCAGCGCGTCGTACTCATAGGCGGTGACCCGGCCCTGGTCGTCCCGCGCTTCGGTGCGATTGCCGTTGGGGTCGTAGCGGTAAGCGATCCAGCCGCCGTCGGAGCGGCTTTCCTTGGCCAGCCGGCCGAGTGGGTCGAATTCGCGGTCGATGCGCAGCACGGTGCCGGCAGCGGTGGGAACGGCGGCGGTCAGCGCGGCCGCCATCAGAATCGGGCGCAGCATGGTCAGCTCGCTTTCGGGGCTTGGGGTTGGGCCAGAGGCTGAAGGTCGGACTCGATGGTGCGCATCAAGGTGGCGAGGCTGCCGCTGCTGTCCACGACGTCCTCGCGGGTGCGCTTGCCGGTTGCGTCGAGCGTGTAGGCGATGCGATTGCCCAGCGTGTCGCGGATGGCGATCAGCCGGTGGGCGTCGTCGTAGTCGTAGTTCACCGTCCGGTCGGGCGTCACGAC is a genomic window of Chitinimonas koreensis containing:
- a CDS encoding RHS repeat-associated core domain-containing protein, whose translation is MLRPILMAAALTAAVPTAAGTVLRIDREFDPLGRLAKESRSDGGWIAYRYDPNGNRTEARDDQGRVTAYEYDALNRLKKLTDAAGGITRYTYDGRNRLVTVTDPRGLVTKYEYNGFDDLLKQTSPDSGTTTWVPRADGQPASTTDNLGQTTQYTYDTAGRVIKTAYADGTALLYAYGKAGSGSATGKLTAILDGASVRQFAFGYDALGRRNLDNRRLRDKEYLIRYAYDAKGLLNQLTYPSGRIVTYSYDTQGRPLGIQTKQGTAPGVTLLSQIAYQPFGPAKGWTYGNGEVRSASYDQNGRMTSLTLGDSTLSLSYDTGGRLVEQQMAGGWWDRLLQRLGLPVGQTDLFDYDKLDRLTAWQADGQTRLYDYDATGNRTRIQTSSITHDQTIDPASNRLIAGAGVYQYDANGNRVTDSRQSYRYDVRGRLIEAGGAQYTVNAFGERVIKTYQGQTTLYHYDQWGRLLAETDAQGATRREYVYLDTLPVGVIDFGTEIRYIHTDHLGTPRLVTDAAKQAIWAWRGEPFGATAADEDPTGSNAPYAFNLRFPGQYFDKETGLHYNYHRDYDPQVGRYIQTDPIGLAGGINTYAYVSNNPLSGIDPKGLDCVAANGTVTCGGPGQPTVSFPRPPGWPSTITSNSPGYHKYDVRVKMNGVDANCVMQGMINTPTPGSPAPATPWGTANNATPSTPQSMFDALDYVSSFGNDRGATTTVLLSLTY